TATTCAAATATCACAGTCAATATAAAAGATTGTATTACcctgaaaaaattattttctctattctacCTTAAGTCAAAGAAATAAAACTGGTGCTCTTGAACTTGGTTCAAgaatgcctgattggatgtccttcaaCTAAAGTCCAGCTTAGGCCACAAACACAGGCCCCTTGTCTTGTCTGTCCATGCATTACTGTTCAAAGCAGGAGCCACTTGCAATCAGCACCCATTTTAAGGATGTTCCATTGCTCTATAATCCCTGGTCAGAGATGGCAGGTCACCTTCACTGTTCATTTACTCATTCACCTCCAATTGGGTCATTGTAATTATgtctattttttgtgtatatattttcaggACAATCCAGTACTTGAATGTGTGGTAATCCTACCCCATGGATTATTTTGTGATGAATTAgtgtacaaataaaattattatatatccagcttcatttttttcttgttacattTTACTGCACAAACGGTATATGGAGTCTGCCTAGGTTTAATGTCCACATGTGCATtagcattaaatatatatgtaaatatatttccttGTCATGCACTCCCTCCAGTAAATCTGAGGTGTGAAgacataataaagattttttaatacACAGAAAAGTCAACCATCAACAATACATACAAGTTAAGTATTCAACcacaaaagagggagaaaataaagttttttttttctgacatctTTATGTACTTATTTACAGTATTTCCACAAATATGAAAagccaagaggaaattaaaaggtTGCTCTTTTAAGGGATGCAAATTATCAATGAAGAAAATATTTGATGAATGAAAATATTTGNNNNNNNNNNNNNNNNNNNNNNNNNNNNNNNNNNNNNNNNNNNNNNNNNNNNNNNNNNNNNNNNNNNNNNNNNNNNNNNNNNNNNNNNNNNNNNNNNNNNGGAACCACAAAACACAGCTATTGCTTCCATGGTCCGAACAGCTTTGGATGGAAACACAGGCCCACAATGCCGGATTTGGCCTCATAATCTGGGGGGGCATTTGCTTCCTTAACATTAGGCTCGATCCCAAACAGACTCTCCATTGTGGCCTCTTCTCCGTCCTCAGAATCAGTGTCTGACTGGAGGCAGAAGGGACAGTGAGTAGGGGTgaatgtgggtgtgggtatggcaATGATGTAGGCATGGAGATGGGTGTGGATGTAGGTTGAAAGTGGGTGTGAGTGTAGGAGTGGATGTGGGTGTGAATGTAGGTGAGTGTGAATGGTGGTGTTGATGTGGATATGGGTGTGAATATGGGTATGGATGTGGGTGTATTGTAGGTGTGGATATAAATGTGGATGTGGTTGTGTCTGGGAATGTGGGTGTAGTTGCAGGTGGATGTGAATATGGGTATGGATGTGTgggagtgtaagtgtgagtgtgagtgtgagtgtgagtgtgagtgtgagtgtgagtgtgtgttagcgtgagtgtgtgtgagtgtggctaTGGGTGGGCATCTAAGTGTGGATGTAGGCATGAACGTGAGGCTTTGGATATAAATGTGGATGTGGTTGTGTCTGGGAATGTGGGTGTAGTTGCAGGTGGATGTGAATATGGGTATGGATGTGTGGGAGTGtaattgtgagtgtgagtgtgagtgtgtgttagcgtgagtgtgtgtgagtgtggctaTGGGTGGGCATCTAAGTGTGGATGTGGGCATGAGTATGGATGTAGGCATGCACGTGAGGCTTTGGATAAGGCTGGTGATTATTGATTGGCCAATTGGTGGTGTTGATGAAGAGGCTACTACTGCAATGTGAACAAAAGCAACTGATTTGAGGAATTTtaatgaaatggaaaagaaaagactcCATATGATAACACAGCCATAGACATTGTAATGTGTGACCCAAAATAGAACGaaatataacaacaaccacaaatgtATGTTAAACCTTTCTTTCTGTGGTTATGTTTCAAAATACGTATCTGGCTACCTTCAAACACATCAAAATCTAAAATCTAAACCAGAGACTTAACTTATTCTTTATAGGATCTTTTTAAAATGTACAAATGAATACTGGAGCTAATCATATTTATCTAAATGATTTGACTGAGATATAAATTAGTATGAACAAAGCAACCATAATATAAATTGTTGATAAATACAGTGAAAAGAATATcccactaaaataaaataaaaataccgacAAAAGACTTACATCTTCCTCAGAATCACTTTTCATCTCTACAAAGtcctgtaaaagaaaaatatattaaataaataatacacagtttataacacaaaatataaaaacacttaACTATTTTTCACTCtgtataataatcaatatcattaaaacaataaaatgaaaatatacagtaCATAACTTCTATACAATTTTCTAATTAAAGCACATgaagtataaaaaaaggaaaaatctttttaGGAACATAATGACTAATGAGCATAACTTTTAAATATAGAAATTACAACAACTGGAATTTGTGGTCAACATGCCTCTTCATCATCAATGTCGCTGCCATCCAGGTGGTCCATATCATCGTCTTCATCCTCAACAGTTTGGTCTACATCAttgtcctcctcatcatcttcctcattgtcactgtcatttatGTCACTGTCATTTGCATCGCTGTCATTTGCATCAACATCTTCTGCATCACTGTATTCAGCATCACTGTCATTCTCAAGCTCTTCACTGGAATCAATGTTGCCATGCCCATTGGCCTCCACCTCTGTGTTATCCTCACTGCCATTTGCCACACCATTCTGGACTACTTCCGGGTAATCTTCACTGCCATCTACTTCGTCATTGGAGTCTGCATcagcattatcttcatcattggaGATGCCATTaacctcatcttcatcttcatcatcatcagccgcTTGTATTCCCCCCAAGGGAAACACACCACCTGGGGGAATTTCATCACTGGATTCATCTGAATCAGCTGGGTCTTCCTGGAAAAGGAGTTGTCAATCATTCACAAGTAATACACCAGAAAAAAGTTGGCATGTGTAGGCAAGGTCCCTGTATCACTCATTTTCTAGCACAATAGATTTCTCATCAACTCCACTAAATATCAGATTCTACTGAATTCAAAACTTATGTCACTCA
This window of the Penaeus monodon isolate SGIC_2016 chromosome 39, NSTDA_Pmon_1, whole genome shotgun sequence genome carries:
- the LOC119597361 gene encoding WD repeat-containing protein 55 homolog (The sequence of the model RefSeq protein was modified relative to this genomic sequence to represent the inferred CDS: added 256 bases not found in genome assembly), whose amino-acid sequence is MKMRSFIPNIEDPADSDESSDEIPPGGVFPLGGIQAADDDEDEDEVNGISNDEDNADADSNDEVDGSEDYPEVVQNGVANGSEDNTEVEANGHGNIDSSEELENDSDAEYSDAEDVDANDSDANDSDINDSDNEEDDEEDNDVDQTVEDEDDDMDHLDGSDIDDEEDFVEMKSDSEEDSDTDSEDGEEATMESLFGIEPNVKEANAPPDYEAKSGIVGLCFHPKRDLISAATMDGDAIVYEYSLESVNEIAKFTHHKEPCRAVGYNEDGNTLYTISKDCSLAVVDIQKESIKHHFKEAHESPIYSFLSIS